The Rhizobium leguminosarum bv. trifolii WSM1325 genome has a window encoding:
- a CDS encoding extracellular solute-binding protein family 5 (PFAM: extracellular solute-binding protein family 5~KEGG: ret:RHE_PC00130 peptide ABC transporter, substrate-binding protein): MNDYTKYLASRVTAGGLSRREFMGRAMAAGITLAVADKLFTESAQAAEPKRGGHLKLGLEGGAATDSNDPAKFLSQVMFCIGRCWGDMLVESDPLTGAAVPALAESWEPSKDAATWTFKIRKGVKFHDGKELTIDDVVATLKRHTDAKSESGALGVLGSIKEIKADGGNLVLTLSEGNADMPLLLSDYHLVIQPNGGVDDPLASIGTGPYKMTSFEPGVRATFERNKDDWRTDRGYVDSIEIIGMNDATARIAALSSGQVHYINRVDPKTVNLLKRAPNVEILSTAGRGHYVFIMHCDKAPFDNNDLRLALKYAMDREAMVQKILGGYGKVGNDFPINSTYALFPEGIEQRVYDPDKAAFHYKKSGHSGSVLLRTSEVAFPGGVDAAVLYQESCKKAGIEIEVKREPGDGYWTNVWNVQPFSTSYWGGRPTQDQMYSTAYLSTADWNDTRFKRPDFDKLLLQARSELDEVKRKDMYRTMAMTVRDEGGVILPMFNDFVNASTKQVKGYVHDIGNDMSNGYVATRVWLDA, encoded by the coding sequence ATGAACGACTACACGAAGTATCTCGCAAGCCGTGTCACCGCCGGCGGGCTCAGCCGCCGCGAATTCATGGGACGCGCCATGGCCGCGGGCATCACACTTGCCGTCGCCGACAAGCTCTTCACCGAAAGTGCGCAAGCTGCCGAACCGAAGCGCGGCGGTCACTTGAAGCTCGGCCTCGAAGGCGGTGCCGCTACCGATTCCAACGACCCGGCGAAGTTCCTGTCGCAGGTCATGTTCTGCATCGGCCGCTGCTGGGGCGACATGCTGGTCGAGTCTGATCCGCTGACCGGTGCCGCCGTGCCGGCGCTCGCCGAATCCTGGGAACCGTCGAAGGACGCGGCGACCTGGACCTTCAAGATCCGCAAGGGCGTCAAGTTTCACGATGGCAAGGAACTGACGATCGATGACGTTGTTGCGACGCTGAAGCGCCACACCGACGCCAAGTCGGAATCCGGCGCGCTCGGTGTTCTCGGCTCGATCAAGGAGATCAAGGCCGACGGCGGCAATCTCGTGCTGACGCTCAGCGAAGGCAATGCCGACATGCCGCTGCTGCTGTCGGACTACCATCTGGTCATCCAGCCGAACGGCGGCGTCGACGATCCTCTCGCCTCGATCGGCACCGGCCCCTACAAGATGACAAGCTTCGAGCCCGGCGTCCGCGCCACCTTCGAAAGGAACAAAGACGACTGGCGCACCGACCGCGGTTACGTCGATTCGATCGAAATCATCGGCATGAACGATGCGACCGCCCGCATCGCGGCCCTGTCGTCCGGCCAGGTGCACTACATCAACCGGGTTGACCCGAAGACCGTCAACCTCTTGAAACGCGCACCCAACGTCGAGATTCTCTCGACCGCCGGCCGTGGCCATTACGTCTTCATCATGCATTGTGACAAGGCGCCGTTCGACAACAACGACCTGCGCCTGGCCCTCAAATATGCCATGGACCGTGAGGCCATGGTGCAGAAGATCCTCGGCGGTTACGGCAAGGTCGGCAACGACTTCCCGATCAACAGCACCTATGCGCTGTTTCCCGAGGGCATCGAGCAGCGCGTTTACGATCCTGACAAGGCTGCCTTCCACTATAAGAAGTCAGGTCATAGCGGCTCGGTCCTCCTGCGCACCTCCGAAGTCGCCTTCCCCGGCGGTGTCGACGCAGCCGTCCTCTATCAGGAAAGCTGCAAGAAGGCCGGCATCGAGATCGAGGTCAAGCGCGAACCGGGCGACGGCTACTGGACCAACGTCTGGAACGTCCAGCCCTTCTCGACCTCCTATTGGGGTGGCCGCCCGACGCAGGACCAGATGTATTCAACCGCCTATCTCTCGACGGCGGATTGGAACGACACCCGTTTCAAGCGTCCTGACTTCGATAAGCTGCTGCTGCAGGCCCGTTCCGAACTTGATGAAGTCAAGCGCAAGGACATGTATCGCACCATGGCGATGACGGTGCGCGACGAGGGCGGGGTGATCTTGCCGATGTTCAACGATTTCGTGAATGCCTCCACCAAGCAGGTGAAGGGTTATGTCCACGACATCGGCAACGACATGTCGAACGGCTACGTTGCGACCCGCGTCTGGCTGGACGCTTGA